In the genome of Megalops cyprinoides isolate fMegCyp1 chromosome 7, fMegCyp1.pri, whole genome shotgun sequence, one region contains:
- the LOC118781402 gene encoding kelch repeat and BTB domain-containing protein 12-like, which yields MDGIVKHSMALLDQLWKMREMDELTDVVLVAEGVSFPCHRVVLSAFSPYFRTMFTCGLRECHRREVVLQDTTAESLGLIINYMYRSELLLSNANVQGVSITAFLLQIEEVFQLCQRHMVDNMDASNCLGLYFYAQDLGAEDLAGQAHRYLCQHFAEVCHNEEVLELEHRQLQALISSDDLNVSREESVLEVVLRWVEHRRAGREAHAPELLQRVRLQLVDPAALRQARRRNTVLLCNSECFNMIDLALQSARLASSSSSSSAPRRLHLRYGMETTHLLLCIGGTGQGAQSQRRGYADHSFCYAPTTGRAYFIPSPCRGEALLSVCAGVVTDGNNIVVAGEAGPSRRSEQQARTVDIYRYEQSSLGGWVQLCSADYRDMYALGALGDTLYLLGGQMKLNNQYFITNCVECWTMDGGPWHSSARLPIPLACHCAVSLKNRLYVLGGWTPQSDRPDDEPECLSNRVFQFDPGRNKWTECSHMKYSRYRCSTAVLNGEIYVLGGIGCEGEDHGQSRRCLSAVEVYNPDRDLWREGPLLPSALLSLRSNASNAGVAEGKLYVCGSYRGADRHEVITKDILELDPWQNQWTVAARRVLMHDSYDVCLVASLNPRDLKAAPSELEEV from the exons ATGGATGGCATAGTCAAACACAGCATGGCGCTGCTGGACCAGCTGTGGAAGATGAGGGAGATGGATGAGCTCACGGACGTGGTTCTGGTCGCGGAGGGTGTGAGTTTCCCTTGCCACCGGGTCGTCCTCTCTGCCTTCAGCCCGTACTTCCGGACCATGTTCACCTGCGGCCTGCGGGAGTGCCACCGCAGGGAGGTGGTGCTGCAGGACACCACTGCAGAAAGCCTGGGCCTCATCATCAACTACATGTACCGCTCAGAGCTCCTGCTCTCCAACGCCAACGTGCAGGGCGTCTCCATCACCGCCTTCCTGCTGCAGATCGAGGAGGTCTTCCAGCTGTGCCAGAGGCACATGGTGGACAACATGGATGCCTCCAACTGCCTGGGCCTGTATTTTTACGCACAGGACCTTGGAGCCGAAGACCTGGCAGGGCAGGCCCATCGCTACCTGTGCCAGCACTTTGCCGAAGTCTGCCACAACgaggaggtgctggagctggagcaccGCCAGCTGCAGGCCCTCATCAGCTCCGACGATCTCAACGTGTCGCGTGAGGAGAGCGTGCTGGAGGTGGTGCTGCGCTGGGTGGAGCACCGGCGGGCTGGGCGCGAGGCGCACGCCCCCGAGCTGCTGCAGCGGGTGCGCCTGCAGCTGGTGGACCCGGCCGCGCTGCGACAGGCGCGGCGCAGGAACACCGTGCTGCTCTGCAACTCCGAGTGCTTCAACATGATCGACCTGGCGCTGCAGTCGGCGCGTctcgcctcctcctcctcctcctcctccgccccccGCCGGCTGCATCTGCGCTACGGCATGGAGACCACGCACCTGCTGCTCTGCATCGGCGGCACCGGCCAGGGCGCCCAGTCCCAGCGCCGCGGCTACGCCGACCACAGCTTCTGCTACGCCCCCACCACGGGCCGCGCGTACTTCATCCCCTCGCCGTGCCGCGGAGAGGCGCTGCTCTCCGTATGCGCCGGGGTGGTGACTGACGGAAATAACATCGTGGTGGCCGGGGAGGCGGGCCCCTCGAGGAGGTCCGAACAGCAGGCCAGGACTGTGGACATCTACAG GTATGAGCAGTCATCTCTTGGTGGCTGGGTGCAGTTGTGCTCAGCAGATTACCGGGACATGTACGCATTGGGGGCACTTGGGGACACACTGTACCTGCTGGGGGGGCAGATGAAGCTGAATAACCAGTACTTCATCACCAATTGTGTGGAGTGCTGGACCATGGACGGGGGGCCCTGGCACAGCTCCGCCCGTCTGCCCATCCCACTGGCCTGTCACTGCGCAGTCAGCCTCAAGAACCGCCTCTATGTGCTGGGGGGCTGGACCCCGCAG TCGGACAGGCCGGATGACGAGCCAGAGTGCCTGAGCAATCGCGTCTTCCAGTTTGACCCCGGCAGGAACAAGTGGACCGAGTGTAGTCACATGAAGTACTCCAGGTATCGCTGTAGCACTGCTGTGCTCAATGGGGAGATCTATGTCCTGG GGGGTATTGGGTGCGAGGGCGAGGATCACGGGCAGTCTCGGCGGTGCCTGAGTGCAGTTGAGGTTTACAACCCGGACAGGGACCTCTGGAGGGAGGGCCCGCTGCTGCCCTCGGCCCTGCTCTCCCTGCGCTCCAACGCCTCCAACGCTGGAGTGGCGGAGGGCAAGCTGTATGTGTGCGGATCTTACAGGGGGGCAG ATAGGCACGAGGTCATAACCAAAGACATCCTGGAGCTTGATCCCTGGCAGAACCAGTGGACTGTAGCTGCAAGGCGTGTCTTGATGCATGACAGCTATGATGTCTGCTTAGTTGCTAGCCTAAACCCCCGTGACCTCAAGGCCGCACCCTCTGAACTGGAAGAGGTGTGA